A region of Streptomyces sp. WMMC500 DNA encodes the following proteins:
- a CDS encoding DHA2 family efflux MFS transporter permease subunit — protein MPARPGWRLPLGLMLGAFIALLDVSIVTVALPDIGADLDTGTSGMQWIVDAYTLPLSALLLSSGAVGDRWGRKRAYLAGVAVFTLASIACAAAPTSGGLIAARAVQGAAAALVFTGTLSNLVQAFPEPHARARMLGINGAVAGAAIVAGPLLGGLLVDAVGWRGIFVINLPVGLAALWLGVRAIPESSDPEHAAFDPAGQVLGLVMLGTLTYGLIESREYGWSSAQTLTSLAVAAVAAAGFVLAERHGAPPMLPLRLFRDARFTVPNVASFVLGFGTSAVFFLLSLYLQQVQGHSAMSTGLRFLPLTLSLSAVSPFATRLCARFRTTTVMTAGYALSGAALAGLALLAPDTGFWPFAALSVLLGAGMGASIGPTQLAGVAALPVQRSGLGAACISTTRQVGTALGVAVLGLIVAAQAGSSVGSEQYAHGFVRGLHIAGLATGAATLAAAGLIAGSARGRRGPVADPAGPSVRAAGV, from the coding sequence ATGCCCGCACGCCCTGGTTGGCGGCTACCCCTCGGACTGATGCTCGGCGCGTTCATCGCCCTGCTCGACGTCTCGATCGTGACCGTCGCCCTGCCCGACATCGGCGCTGATCTGGACACCGGGACGTCGGGCATGCAATGGATCGTCGACGCCTACACCCTGCCGCTGTCCGCGCTGCTGCTGTCCAGCGGCGCGGTCGGCGACCGCTGGGGCCGTAAGCGCGCCTACCTCGCGGGCGTGGCCGTCTTCACCCTCGCCTCGATCGCCTGCGCCGCCGCGCCCACCAGCGGAGGGCTCATCGCCGCGCGGGCGGTGCAGGGCGCGGCCGCGGCCCTGGTGTTCACCGGAACGCTGTCGAATCTCGTCCAGGCGTTTCCGGAGCCGCATGCGCGGGCGCGGATGCTCGGGATCAACGGCGCCGTCGCCGGGGCCGCGATCGTCGCAGGGCCGTTGCTCGGCGGTCTTCTGGTGGACGCGGTGGGCTGGCGCGGCATCTTCGTCATCAACCTGCCGGTGGGCCTGGCCGCGTTGTGGCTCGGCGTCCGCGCCATCCCCGAGAGTTCCGACCCGGAGCACGCGGCATTCGACCCCGCGGGGCAGGTCCTGGGGCTGGTGATGCTGGGCACGCTCACGTACGGGCTGATCGAGAGCCGGGAGTACGGCTGGTCCTCCGCGCAGACCCTCACCTCGCTGGCCGTGGCGGCGGTCGCCGCCGCGGGCTTCGTGCTGGCCGAACGGCACGGCGCCCCGCCGATGCTGCCCCTGCGGCTCTTCCGCGACGCCCGGTTCACGGTGCCCAACGTCGCCTCGTTCGTCCTGGGCTTCGGCACCAGCGCCGTGTTCTTCCTGCTCTCGCTCTATCTCCAGCAGGTCCAGGGGCACTCCGCCATGTCGACGGGGCTGCGCTTCCTGCCGCTGACCCTCAGTCTCAGCGCCGTCTCCCCGTTCGCCACCAGGCTGTGCGCCCGCTTCCGTACGACAACCGTGATGACCGCCGGCTACGCGCTCTCGGGTGCGGCCCTCGCCGGCTTGGCGCTGCTTGCGCCGGACACGGGCTTCTGGCCGTTCGCCGCCTTGTCCGTCCTGCTCGGCGCCGGCATGGGGGCGTCCATCGGCCCCACCCAACTGGCCGGGGTGGCGGCGCTGCCGGTGCAGCGCTCCGGGCTCGGCGCTGCCTGCATCAGCACCACGCGGCAAGTGGGCACGGCGCTGGGCGTGGCTGTACTCGGCCTGATCGTCGCCGCCCAGGCGGGGTCCAGTGTGGGCAGCGAACAGTACGCTCACGGCTTCGTGCGCGGGCTGCACATCGCCGGTCTGGCCACCGGCGCGGCGACCCTTGCCGCCGCGGGCCTGATCGCCGGCTCGGCCCGTGGCCGGCGGGGTCCGGTCGCGGACCCCGCCGGCCCCTCGGTGCGTGCGGCAGGCGTGTGA
- a CDS encoding MerR family transcriptional regulator: protein MSNNNRNGDGTASYGVGEVATRFQVAVSTLHWWEKQGLLTPARHAGRRVYGDTDLRRIALIQLLQGTAMMSLPEIAALLAGGTADRDWRTAVGQRLAVCDEQLARLTSARAYLAHMLTCPSEHPVDTCPYLAEEIDAYLAITPDG, encoded by the coding sequence ATGTCAAACAACAACCGCAACGGCGATGGCACGGCGTCGTATGGCGTCGGCGAGGTGGCGACCCGTTTCCAGGTCGCCGTCTCCACCCTGCACTGGTGGGAGAAGCAGGGACTTCTCACGCCGGCCCGCCACGCGGGGCGGCGGGTGTACGGCGACACCGACCTCCGCCGCATCGCACTGATCCAACTCCTGCAGGGCACGGCGATGATGAGCCTGCCCGAGATCGCCGCCCTCCTCGCGGGCGGCACCGCCGACCGCGACTGGCGCACCGCGGTGGGGCAACGACTGGCCGTGTGCGACGAGCAGTTGGCACGGCTCACCTCGGCTCGCGCCTACCTGGCCCACATGCTCACCTGCCCGAGCGAGCATCCCGTGGACACGTGCCCCTATCTTGCGGAGGAGATCGACGCCTACCTGGCGATCACGCCGGACGGCTGA
- a CDS encoding class I SAM-dependent methyltransferase gives MSGAPDPAAVASVTRTWEGRAARYDRYYRAYAEAGRDVWRALYRDAIAALLGPAEPPLRVLDVGTGTGFAAVLLAELGHEVTGMDASERMLTGARAEAARRGVTIRWRHGDGHTPPEGPYDLVTCRYVLWTLPTPEAALAAWARALRPAGAVLIADGLWHTARQLLRFPRLLPGAARDYLGMGRTLPYWRGITAPQTAALLRPAGFGPPRHFEHLMPPRQHRDSRDFFIIGAGREK, from the coding sequence GTGAGCGGCGCCCCGGATCCGGCCGCCGTGGCCTCGGTCACCCGCACCTGGGAGGGGCGGGCCGCGCGCTACGACCGCTACTACCGTGCCTACGCGGAGGCGGGCCGGGACGTATGGCGAGCGCTGTACCGCGACGCGATCGCCGCGCTGCTCGGCCCGGCTGAGCCGCCCCTGCGGGTGCTGGACGTGGGCACCGGCACCGGCTTCGCCGCGGTGTTGCTCGCCGAACTGGGCCACGAGGTCACCGGCATGGACGCCTCGGAACGCATGCTGACGGGAGCCCGCGCCGAAGCCGCACGGCGCGGCGTCACCATCCGATGGCGCCACGGCGACGGACACACCCCGCCGGAAGGCCCGTACGACCTTGTGACCTGCCGGTACGTGCTGTGGACCCTGCCGACGCCCGAGGCGGCCCTTGCGGCATGGGCCCGGGCGCTGCGCCCCGCCGGCGCGGTGCTGATCGCCGACGGCCTGTGGCACACCGCCCGCCAGCTACTCCGCTTCCCCCGGCTGCTCCCCGGAGCCGCGCGCGACTACCTGGGCATGGGACGGACCCTCCCGTACTGGCGCGGCATCACGGCCCCCCAGACGGCCGCGCTGCTGCGGCCGGCCGGGTTCGGCCCGCCGCGACACTTCGAGCACCTGATGCCCCCTCGCCAGCACCGCGACAGCAGGGACTTCTTCATCATCGGTGCAGGACGGGAGAAATAG
- a CDS encoding ABC transporter ATP-binding protein: MISAADVTFAYDGTPVLAGVGLEARSGVVGLIGPNGSGKTTLLRILYAALAPRGGSVLVDEQPVTSVPHRELPRRIAVVAQEAPPELPVTVADMVLLGRAPHRSAFQAYTAEDHRIAAAALRRVGMRDLADRNVATLSGGEKQRTLIARALAQQAHHLLLDEPTNHLDIHYQHEVLHLVRSLDVTTVVVLHDLNLAARYCDHLVLLDEGTVASAGPTAEVLTPEVLEPVYRVSVRTLQDEDCVQLVFRPRAPATATLQEDGQR, encoded by the coding sequence ATGATCAGTGCGGCTGACGTGACCTTCGCGTACGACGGAACACCGGTGCTCGCCGGCGTGGGCCTCGAAGCCCGCTCCGGCGTCGTCGGACTCATCGGCCCCAACGGCAGCGGCAAGACCACGTTGCTGCGCATCCTGTACGCGGCGCTCGCCCCGCGCGGCGGCAGCGTGCTGGTCGACGAACAGCCGGTCACTTCCGTCCCCCACCGCGAGCTGCCCCGGCGGATCGCCGTGGTGGCCCAGGAGGCCCCGCCCGAACTCCCGGTCACCGTCGCCGACATGGTGCTGCTCGGCCGCGCGCCCCACCGCTCGGCCTTCCAGGCGTACACCGCCGAGGACCACCGCATCGCCGCCGCCGCACTGCGCCGGGTCGGCATGCGCGACCTCGCCGACCGCAACGTCGCCACCCTCTCCGGCGGCGAGAAACAGCGCACCCTCATCGCCCGCGCACTCGCCCAGCAAGCCCACCACCTGCTGCTCGACGAGCCCACCAACCACCTGGACATCCACTACCAGCACGAGGTCCTGCACCTGGTGCGCAGCCTGGACGTCACCACCGTCGTCGTCCTGCACGACCTCAACCTGGCCGCCCGCTACTGCGACCACCTGGTGCTGCTCGACGAGGGCACCGTGGCCAGCGCCGGACCCACGGCCGAGGTCCTGACCCCCGAGGTACTCGAACCCGTCTACCGGGTGTCCGTCCGCACCCTCCAGGACGAGGACTGCGTGCAACTCGTCTTCCGCCCCCGGGCTCCGGCCACCGCCACGCTCCAGGAAGACGGTCAGCGATGA